One Dethiobacter alkaliphilus AHT 1 genomic window carries:
- a CDS encoding BlaI/MecI/CopY family transcriptional regulator, with protein MKIAQQISDAELEVMKVLWELGQATSSQIVACLSENTDWKPKTIQTLITRLAAKGAVAAEKTESKAYLYTPLISEEEFKSYANHSFLHKIYDGSVKMMLASFVKEQKISKAEIESLKKLLDEEE; from the coding sequence ATGAAAATTGCCCAACAGATATCCGATGCTGAGCTGGAAGTAATGAAAGTACTTTGGGAATTGGGCCAGGCCACAAGTTCACAAATTGTGGCCTGTTTGTCCGAGAATACCGACTGGAAACCCAAAACGATTCAAACGCTGATAACCCGCCTGGCCGCCAAGGGTGCCGTCGCAGCGGAAAAAACCGAAAGTAAAGCCTATCTCTACACGCCGTTAATCAGCGAGGAAGAGTTTAAATCATATGCCAACCATTCATTTTTACACAAGATATACGATGGTTCGGTTAAGATGATGCTGGCAAGCTTTGTTAAAGAGCAGAAAATCTCCAAAGCGGAAATAGAGAGCCTGAAAAAATTGTTGGACGAGGAGGAGTAG
- a CDS encoding FtsW/RodA/SpoVE family cell cycle protein, translating into MSLTNKQIQGFVDKVCAELRFKSIHQEVAKELVDHIEDQKKQFMNQGLDEESAILKSVEEMGDPVAVGRQLNKVHRPRTEWSILAVISLLIVMGGAVQLFISREAANGAQMFSQFLLYLPMGLAAFAGAYFFDYTILGRYAKHVCSALVGITVIGLILVQTQPGGSIRYLYYFSLLFIPVFAGLVTSLQGRGYTGIIISGFVYGGAALITVLEPSITGLFLLTVCCLVILTVAVQKEWFGNVKKFGLALIYMPVIAFILSIPVLTSPYRLRRFQTMTNPEADPLGSGWLTLQIRRLMESSQFWGEATILDSELSGTAINQLLPGWSTDFLLTYLIARLGYIAGLVIAFLMLILIVRMFVAVSKQKNRHGYLISLGASLALTGQIALYFLSNTGVVPIGVTLPFISYGAGGFIVNMVLAGLVLSVYRRTDLVPKESIGGLKP; encoded by the coding sequence ATGTCATTAACTAATAAGCAAATTCAGGGCTTCGTAGATAAGGTTTGTGCAGAGCTACGTTTTAAAAGTATTCATCAAGAAGTGGCAAAGGAGCTTGTGGACCATATTGAGGACCAGAAGAAGCAATTTATGAACCAAGGCTTAGATGAGGAAAGTGCAATTTTAAAGTCTGTGGAGGAAATGGGGGACCCTGTAGCTGTTGGCCGCCAGCTTAATAAAGTACATCGCCCCAGGACAGAATGGTCTATCTTAGCTGTTATAAGCCTATTAATTGTCATGGGTGGGGCCGTCCAGCTCTTTATTTCCAGAGAAGCTGCAAACGGCGCGCAAATGTTCTCCCAGTTTCTTCTCTATCTGCCTATGGGGTTAGCCGCCTTTGCGGGTGCATACTTTTTCGATTACACCATCCTGGGGCGCTACGCCAAGCACGTATGTTCGGCTCTTGTTGGTATTACAGTAATAGGCTTAATATTAGTGCAAACTCAGCCAGGTGGATCAATTAGGTATCTGTATTATTTTTCTCTTTTGTTTATCCCCGTGTTTGCAGGACTTGTTACAAGTTTGCAAGGTAGGGGGTATACGGGAATAATTATTTCAGGTTTTGTTTATGGGGGCGCAGCCTTAATAACTGTTTTGGAGCCTTCTATTACCGGGCTTTTCTTGCTAACTGTTTGTTGTCTTGTCATCCTAACGGTAGCCGTCCAAAAAGAATGGTTTGGTAATGTAAAAAAGTTCGGTCTTGCCCTGATATATATGCCTGTAATAGCATTCATCCTTTCTATTCCAGTCCTAACTTCTCCGTATCGGCTCAGGAGGTTTCAAACTATGACTAATCCTGAAGCTGATCCGCTGGGGTCAGGATGGTTAACACTGCAGATACGCAGGCTCATGGAATCATCACAGTTTTGGGGTGAGGCGACCATACTTGATAGTGAATTAAGTGGAACGGCAATTAATCAGTTACTACCGGGATGGTCAACGGATTTCTTGCTTACTTATTTAATTGCCCGCCTGGGCTATATAGCAGGATTAGTCATTGCATTTCTAATGTTAATCTTAATAGTAAGGATGTTTGTAGCAGTCTCAAAGCAGAAAAATCGCCATGGCTACCTCATTTCCCTTGGGGCAAGCCTTGCTCTTACAGGTCAAATTGCTCTATATTTTCTCTCTAATACAGGAGTTGTTCCCATTGGTGTCACTCTGCCGTTTATCTCATACGGCGCAGGCGGTTTTATAGTAAACATGGTACTGGCGGGCCTGGTACTCTCTGTTTATCGACGAACTGATTTGGTTCCAAAAGAATCTATAGGCGGATTGAAGCCATAA
- a CDS encoding PepSY1/2 domain-containing protein: MGSFLQRIPWVKVLVILLVISGVLINYQYRQITQMQSQIGGEIQSNFTQMGLTVRDMRIKSGSVMAGEDRQLLENINPNSASGSLSYLPRHSNKPFYFYNLQYFLEYVESGLYYIGSKDDPLSDEDFAYLRKVHDMLLQMEDIFIEENPRFSNAQTNREFYLGKVWPEVLEKMESLLGDDLQQIYTVYVYPHYDPQLEPENRLGFSGPEVTQDEAFKVAKDFFPLPDSEYAWQLTGEGWSSDWGDSWTFSAIRKGDNSYEWQVEVLATGGNVISLRKTSNANFGDDNLLNDPPEPVISEQTAINNALEFLSARGIKDVYPLYTPNYGISDWGDAADEGRYQFSLVRKIDNIFIPEHSIEFEVSGQTGEITSFYNHQFLLRSQSEISIPEPKLSRDEARQGIDWLLLPVDGPTVFHQFNEELFYTFIAKESEASYIIYINAITGERDFVDYLYNGIWSYD, from the coding sequence ATGGGAAGTTTCTTGCAACGAATCCCTTGGGTTAAAGTTCTTGTGATACTCTTAGTTATTTCAGGCGTGCTGATTAATTATCAGTATCGACAGATTACTCAAATGCAAAGCCAAATTGGGGGCGAAATTCAAAGTAACTTTACCCAAATGGGCCTAACTGTCAGGGATATGAGGATAAAGTCCGGTTCAGTGATGGCAGGCGAAGATCGGCAATTACTGGAAAATATTAACCCCAACTCAGCTTCCGGCAGCCTTTCATATCTTCCCCGGCACTCTAATAAGCCTTTCTACTTTTATAACCTGCAATATTTTTTAGAGTATGTGGAAAGCGGCTTATATTATATCGGCAGTAAGGATGACCCCCTTAGTGATGAGGATTTCGCCTATCTACGTAAAGTGCACGACATGCTTTTACAAATGGAAGACATCTTTATAGAAGAAAACCCCCGCTTCTCCAATGCCCAAACTAACCGCGAGTTTTATCTGGGAAAAGTGTGGCCTGAGGTTCTTGAGAAAATGGAGTCCCTTCTAGGTGATGATCTTCAACAAATCTACACAGTTTATGTTTATCCTCACTATGATCCACAATTAGAGCCGGAAAACCGTTTGGGGTTTTCTGGTCCTGAAGTCACACAGGATGAGGCGTTTAAGGTAGCAAAAGATTTTTTTCCTCTACCTGATAGTGAGTACGCCTGGCAACTCACAGGCGAAGGCTGGAGCAGTGATTGGGGGGACAGTTGGACATTTTCCGCTATCCGTAAGGGGGACAATAGCTATGAATGGCAGGTAGAAGTCTTAGCCACCGGTGGCAACGTTATTAGTCTGAGAAAAACGTCTAATGCTAATTTTGGTGATGATAATCTCTTAAATGATCCTCCAGAGCCGGTCATTTCTGAACAAACTGCTATTAATAACGCTCTGGAATTTTTATCTGCCAGGGGCATTAAAGATGTGTACCCACTATATACTCCTAACTATGGAATTTCTGATTGGGGAGACGCAGCAGATGAAGGAAGATATCAATTCAGCCTTGTCAGAAAGATAGATAATATTTTTATTCCGGAGCATTCTATTGAGTTTGAGGTGTCGGGTCAAACAGGTGAAATTACTTCGTTTTATAACCATCAGTTTTTACTACGGTCACAAAGTGAAATAAGCATACCGGAGCCGAAGCTATCCCGGGATGAAGCCCGTCAAGGAATAGATTGGCTACTTCTCCCTGTCGATGGCCCTACAGTATTTCATCAATTTAATGAAGAGCTGTTCTACACATTTATTGCTAAAGAGTCTGAAGCAAGTTACATAATCTATATTAATGCAATAACCGGAGAACGTGATTTTGTTGACTATCTTTATAACGGGATTTGGTCATACGACTAA
- a CDS encoding MgtC/SapB family protein — MDLTIDGRAVGNYFILVKNNTFSLDIVYLSFIHQAKLYGAKIGGQMYNVSGKLMEKYEGFQGDDNDFLSMDKHNFIIDAEEIKEVLYQKRFQPQNSPFTGKLEILLQSGKAEKYYVHSGNHIPAMLMMFKNDLTENLVLKDGKHQILPEEYPAFAMEKSNSKGMIVCTNCDKVTSILETAHFPAKNNKDIDKFLCPDCFTAHEEELQQETEGVNAAKSILFSLGAAVICSLLWYGFVIITNMQAGVIAVLIGWIVANTAIYGAGKKRGTVVQGISAVATLFAMMFSEYLIIRHFAVLELAAEGITGIPLFLPVEAVVQLITVGIQTDPITLVFWGIAIYQGYRIPASRYVKSQKQQEVDEAFSANV; from the coding sequence TTGGATCTTACTATTGACGGTAGAGCTGTCGGTAATTATTTTATCTTAGTTAAAAACAATACCTTTTCATTGGATATTGTCTATCTGTCTTTTATTCATCAAGCGAAATTATACGGGGCTAAGATTGGTGGCCAAATGTATAATGTCAGCGGTAAGTTGATGGAAAAGTATGAAGGGTTTCAAGGTGATGATAATGATTTTCTCTCAATGGACAAGCATAACTTTATAATTGATGCTGAAGAAATTAAAGAAGTACTGTACCAGAAACGCTTCCAGCCTCAGAACTCTCCTTTTACAGGTAAACTCGAGATTTTATTGCAGTCCGGCAAAGCAGAGAAGTATTACGTACACTCCGGTAATCACATTCCTGCCATGCTCATGATGTTTAAAAATGACCTAACGGAGAACCTGGTTTTAAAGGACGGTAAACATCAGATATTGCCTGAAGAATACCCCGCGTTTGCTATGGAGAAATCAAATTCTAAAGGCATGATAGTCTGTACGAACTGTGATAAGGTAACAAGCATTTTGGAGACCGCACACTTCCCGGCAAAAAACAATAAAGATATAGATAAATTTCTCTGTCCCGATTGTTTTACAGCTCATGAAGAAGAACTGCAACAGGAAACAGAGGGCGTAAATGCAGCTAAGTCAATTCTTTTTTCTTTAGGTGCTGCAGTCATCTGTTCTCTGCTATGGTATGGCTTTGTTATAATCACAAACATGCAGGCAGGTGTTATTGCTGTTCTTATTGGCTGGATTGTTGCCAATACTGCCATTTACGGGGCCGGAAAAAAGCGGGGTACCGTAGTGCAGGGGATAAGCGCAGTAGCTACGCTGTTTGCCATGATGTTCAGTGAATATTTGATTATTCGCCATTTTGCAGTTTTGGAGTTAGCAGCAGAAGGAATAACTGGTATTCCTCTTTTTCTTCCTGTTGAAGCCGTAGTCCAGCTTATTACAGTGGGCATTCAAACTGATCCTATTACCTTGGTATTTTGGGGCATTGCCATTTATCAGGGGTATAGGATACCGGCCAGCAGGTATGTAAAATCCCAAAAACAACAAGAAGTAGATGAAGCTTTCAGTGCAAATGTTTAA
- a CDS encoding PadR family transcriptional regulator: protein MKVDKSLMTGSTTMLILKLLETGDMYGYQMIDELEKRSENVFTLKAGTLYPILHTLEQQGLVESYEGVSDSGRARKYYHITKRGKEYFQEKNSEWRTYTTAVNQVLGGVNYVIN, encoded by the coding sequence GTGAAGGTGGATAAAAGTTTAATGACAGGTAGTACTACCATGCTGATTTTGAAGTTATTGGAAACCGGTGATATGTATGGTTATCAAATGATTGATGAGTTGGAGAAGCGCTCGGAGAATGTTTTTACCCTTAAAGCAGGGACGCTCTATCCCATTCTTCATACTCTGGAGCAGCAAGGTTTGGTTGAATCCTATGAAGGCGTTTCCGATAGCGGCCGTGCACGGAAATATTACCATATTACTAAACGTGGCAAAGAATACTTCCAGGAGAAAAACTCTGAATGGCGCACTTATACAACGGCTGTGAATCAGGTGCTGGGAGGAGTAAACTATGTCATTAACTAA